The Terriglobales bacterium region TCTCCCGCCTCGCTGAAGACCGCGACGTCTGGGTCGAAGCAGTCAGAAATTGCAGCTTCGTCTTGACGATTGAAGGCCCCTTCACAGGTTGCGATTCGCTCGTCCAATCTCTTCAACCTGCTTTGCGTTGCCTCTGCATCGAAACGCAGTCGCGGCGTGTGATCTCTGAGGTCGACAACGGCACCCATTTTGCGCAGCAGATCGATTCCCAAGATTCCATCAATTTGGCGGCCACAAGCGCGACCGATGCCGGAAAGATCAACTGCGGGGAGGACAAGGTTGTGAAAATGGCGATCGCCCACGCTTAGATCGTTGATCGTTACTTGTTTACCCTTGGCGTCCGCGGTTCCGCTCCAGGAGGTTAAAGGAATTGTTTTCGCCTCTCCAGTTGCAAACGAGCCGATGTTCAAGACTGAGGTCGCAGCGGTGTCGACCAGAAAATGAAATTTCAATCCGGAGACCCGTACTTCCACAACCGGCAAAACGTCGCATGTCACGATGGCAATCTCTTGAGCCGAAATCGAATCAGCAGCCAGCGGCATGACAACGAGAAGTAGCAAAGAGCGGAGCATGGATTCTCAGGGGCGAAATGATATCACAAAAACGAACGTTCGTGCTATTCTAGTGTTTGCACTACACTCATGACGTGGCCCCTAAAGCGAAACCTGCTGCAGTAACGCGGAAGAAGACCGGCGACAAGGGTGAGCGGACGCGCGAGAGCATACTTCGCGTGGCGGTCGACCTGGCTTCCCTGGAGGGTCTCGAGGGGCTTACGATCGGCCGGCTTGCTAGTGAGTTGAAAATGAGCAAGAGCGGCCTATTTGCGCACTTTGGTTCCAAGCAGGATTTGCAACTGGCGACGGTGGCGATGGCAAGTGAGATCTTCAAGGACAAGGTGGTCTTGCCGACCCTGGCGGAACCGAAGGGAATGCCCCGCCTATGGGCATTATGTGAACGCTGGCTGAGTCACGTTGAAAACAAGGTGTTTGCCGGAGGGTGCTTCTTTACGGCAGCTTCGTTCGAGTTCGACAGCCGGCCCGGGCCGGTACGCACCGCAATCGTCAAGGCTATGAGCCTGTGGCTCTCGACGTTGACGCGCGCCATCGAGGAAGCTCAAAGGATCGGTCACCTCAAGGGTGATGTAAAGGCCAATCAACTTGCGCTGGAGATCTATTCCATGGCCGTGGGCGGCCATTGGGCGTCTCAATTGCTGGGGCAGAGGACTGCACTCGCCAATGCGCGGGAGACGATCCGTACCCGCTTAGATTCCCTTTGCCTGACCGAGCAGAGCGCGAGATGAGCAGCGAAAATCGTAAGGCTGCCAGTCAGTTGACGAGCCCAGTTCCCGCTGCGGGTTCTGAGGCAAAACGGGACGTCAGAATCCTTGTGCAGCAGTAAATAATTTTCCTGATGGAGGTAGACGATGATTGCACGGCATTGGCGGGGATGGACAACACTCGAGAATGGAGATGCGTATGAGAACCACCTTAAAGGAAAGGTACTTCCGGCATTGAAGAAGCTTTCTGGCTATAGAGGAGGATACATTCTTCGCAGAAATCTACCCGAGGAGGTGGAATTTGTCGTGATTAACCTGTTTGATTCCATAAAAGATGTCCAAGCCTTCGCCGGAGAGGACTATTCAGCTTCGAAGTTCGAACCGGAGGCGAGACAGCTCTTGGCGAAGGTTGAGCCGCTCGCATTTCACTACGAAGTTTGTGGCAGTACCTTCTGACTTCAACAAAGACCAATCATTAGTAACTTTCTTTTGGGCGGGCCGAGGCTCAATGGATCGCCAGCAAGTGCCAACGGATGATCCGAGCAAGCATCGCGGTTTACGCCGCACGAACTGAGTCCAGCAGAGCCTTAGCAGACCATGCATTCGAGTCTGATGGGGCGCGTCGGCCTGCGTCCTGAGGTAATCCGCGACAATATGGGCCACTCGACGATTGACGTTACCCAGAACGTTTATGGGAAAAGTTGGTGGGAGGAACGGATCGATGCCGTGACTAGAGCAGCGGCAGCGGTCTTTGGGGATCAGAGTGAGTCAAATTTCGGCGTCAAAGGGAGCCCAATGGGAGCCCCAAATGGCGGCGGGAAGCTTGTAACTCATTGAAGGATTGGTCGGGGAGAGAGGATTTGAACCTCCGACCCCCTGGTCCCGAACCAGGTGCTCTACCAGGCTGAGCCACTCCCCGATCTTCTGATTAGTG contains the following coding sequences:
- a CDS encoding nuclear transport factor 2 family protein, with the translated sequence MLRSLLLLVVMPLAADSISAQEIAIVTCDVLPVVEVRVSGLKFHFLVDTAATSVLNIGSFATGEAKTIPLTSWSGTADAKGKQVTINDLSVGDRHFHNLVLPAVDLSGIGRACGRQIDGILGIDLLRKMGAVVDLRDHTPRLRFDAEATQSRLKRLDERIATCEGAFNRQDEAAISDCFDPDVAVFSEAGDFHGREGLMEFFRQWYPSHHWRAQLSAKPSFYHVFGDVIWVEYQFRTNIGDKPAIFRGSALWSNAGGAWRIAHLNLGTPPDFSVTVSNH
- a CDS encoding TetR/AcrR family transcriptional regulator — its product is MAPKAKPAAVTRKKTGDKGERTRESILRVAVDLASLEGLEGLTIGRLASELKMSKSGLFAHFGSKQDLQLATVAMASEIFKDKVVLPTLAEPKGMPRLWALCERWLSHVENKVFAGGCFFTAASFEFDSRPGPVRTAIVKAMSLWLSTLTRAIEEAQRIGHLKGDVKANQLALEIYSMAVGGHWASQLLGQRTALANARETIRTRLDSLCLTEQSAR
- a CDS encoding antibiotic biosynthesis monooxygenase; translated protein: MIARHWRGWTTLENGDAYENHLKGKVLPALKKLSGYRGGYILRRNLPEEVEFVVINLFDSIKDVQAFAGEDYSASKFEPEARQLLAKVEPLAFHYEVCGSTF